The Cetobacterium somerae sequence GAGGAAGCTTGGATTTATCTACTCTTTTGATAATAGGAATAGCTATTTCAGCTCTCTTAAGAGCAATAATCTCTTTAGTTATGTATATTGTTGGTGAAGATAGTTTTAGAGTTGTTCTCTGGACTATGGGATATTTAGGAGGAGCAGATTGGAGGAAAATAGTAATCCTCTTATTCCCGTTACTATTTTCATTAATTTATTTTTATATAAATAGATATAACTTAGATATAATATTACTCTCAGATGAAGAAGCCCATAGTTTAGGTGTAGATATAAAAAAATTTAAATATAAAGTATTGATGATATCTACTTTTATGGTGGGGTTTTCAGTTGCTTTTACAGGAATGATAGGCTTTGTAGGTCTTATAATACCTCATTTAGTTAGGATTATATTTGGAAGTAGTAATATCAAGTTAATTCCATTATCAATGTTATATGGGGGGTTATTTCTGTTACTATGTGATACGATTTCAAGAGGAGTATTAACAACTATGGAAATACCAATAGGAATTGTAACAGCTATATTTGGAGCTCCATTTTTTATATACTTAGCTTTTAAAAATAGAAGAGGTGTGTAATGGAAAGTTTAAAATTAAAAAATTTAAAATATTCATATGGAGATTATAAAATTTTAAATGATATAAGTTATAATTTTTTTCCAGGAGAACTTGTAGGTATATTGGGAGCTAATGGTTGTGGGAAAAGTACTTTATTAAAAGTTATAATGGGTTTTTTAGAAAAGGAAGATGGAGAAATTTATTTAGATAATCTAGAAGTTAAAAAACTTTCAAGAAAAGAGTTTGCTAAAAAAATCTCTTTTATAGCACAAAAATCCAATCAAAATTTAAATTTTACAGTACTAGAGATATTAAAACTTGGAAGAGTACCTCATATAAAAAATAGCTTTAAAGGTTTAGATTTAGAAGATGATAAAATAATAGACGAGGTTATAAAAAAATTAAATTTACAAGAGTATTTAAATAGAGATATAAAAAGTTTAAGTGGAGGAGAGTTTCAGAGAGTTTTACTAGGAAGAGCATTTATTCAAAATAGTGAGGTTATTTTATTAGATGAGCCAACATCAGCTTTGGATATAAATTACTCCTTAGAATTTTTAGAGCTTTTAAAAGAAGAGATTAAAGCTAAAAGCTTGGTTGGGATAATTGTAATCCACGATATAAATCTAGCTTCGTTGTTTTGTGATAAAATTCTTTTTATAAAAGATGGAAAAATACCGATATCGGGAAAACCAAAAGATGTAATAAAAAAAGAGTGGTTAGAAAAAGTATATAATTTTACACCAGAAATTTTAAATTTAGAAAATGATATATATGTATTGCCAAAGCGAGGTAAAAAATGAAAAGATTAATTTTATTATTTTTGATGTTATCTTTAAAAATATTTTCATTAGATATAGTTGATAACTATGTGATTGGAGAAAAAGGTGAAAAAATTTTATTAAAAGAGTATAAAA is a genomic window containing:
- a CDS encoding FecCD family ABC transporter permease — its product is MISKNKSIAIVSGGILIFLFCFSLFIGNYEIDFIKGLNLLLGNENKDLIEYKIIWNLRIPRAFMAIIIGMLLGSSGAITQTLFRNPMADPYIIGISASGTFGAVIAFLLGLSEIYFGIFGSIFSFITSLLIFKLSNSKRGSLDLSTLLIIGIAISALLRAIISLVMYIVGEDSFRVVLWTMGYLGGADWRKIVILLFPLLFSLIYFYINRYNLDIILLSDEEAHSLGVDIKKFKYKVLMISTFMVGFSVAFTGMIGFVGLIIPHLVRIIFGSSNIKLIPLSMLYGGLFLLLCDTISRGVLTTMEIPIGIVTAIFGAPFFIYLAFKNRRGV
- a CDS encoding ABC transporter ATP-binding protein — protein: MESLKLKNLKYSYGDYKILNDISYNFFPGELVGILGANGCGKSTLLKVIMGFLEKEDGEIYLDNLEVKKLSRKEFAKKISFIAQKSNQNLNFTVLEILKLGRVPHIKNSFKGLDLEDDKIIDEVIKKLNLQEYLNRDIKSLSGGEFQRVLLGRAFIQNSEVILLDEPTSALDINYSLEFLELLKEEIKAKSLVGIIVIHDINLASLFCDKILFIKDGKIPISGKPKDVIKKEWLEKVYNFTPEILNLENDIYVLPKRGKK